One part of the Amphiura filiformis chromosome 5, Afil_fr2py, whole genome shotgun sequence genome encodes these proteins:
- the LOC140153138 gene encoding uncharacterized protein, which yields MTTCVEKQLWSAMLTLLSVVVVLTRIRIGVAQAILETENKADTGVAFNVFNHSVLFCESAHLCGECQRPISDLTSEGTYQNKATACGCDDLCAFFNDCCYDMKASCAIQNPHRDSFFRSLTERQVVREHITCVRPNSDGKRTQGVWMVSSCPDTMRNSEASRKCQEYSESESAMYDTVPVTDNLGLTYKNVHCGICHGVSTTDLTLWNIQAHCDERTSTILNDSVDNNSTFLEIIQLLSKNCSLSFSSPEDVGPLGNRSCVQEVELEKCHEDISEDIFDICKKYTAYILDRDADDQTDSSLEGHHNPHCFICEHGYPYNVMNCDLDIPVVQAIQGPFRPRPPRGPTIVPISVLVNFNPNGFVSVSVDETVVRQRIIQCPEGAVFDPFSDICRFLSCPVGSHLFQDVCIPLAESTGCAIDDLLLGIIVGVNRSTYTTYNDDSLLQRDVERCLANLFKITILDTSAPWIFPRNSSWLDGVEEIRRQGNVAQFHFRIESDSDSIIDLLAVFDDVLPSTNNGILSDEICGVVAATISQMCVSLTNCSEMNVDSEFSFVTRNDASFVFSNVTNKFYDISQPQLYITYSRQHSKQVIFRKVQHAIICDNPLDCPLITFNASEFKFVTNASGTLVHTPSGIVFQTDEYQMASDGSIQVCSFLNNTGIENFTDVISFVAYSEPQVIVTLVGYITSIVGEIVTFVTYCMFRPLRNRTSYAIMNLVVALLLGQVLLLVGGGRTEPTQLCTTIAILLHYFFLSTFSWSTVLSYDLYRIFGAESAPVRVDGSRKMLVIHMTYAWCCPLLVIIPCIIIHFCNCTKLSFQYGSSMSCWINSEFANFVVFGIPILVALLFNIYYFCRTVWGIHISKRGTSSRAPPSETARKKKYQELMIYAKIASLMGFTWIFAFIAAFTGMEVFWYIYIVLNSFQGLYIFLAFIANSMVWGLWKKKLPNRCSNSDGSIQSTKSTRKRSGGGDRSGPVVDGDMNNITRRLPTEISNKKQITTIPSDTQI from the exons ATGACAACTTGTGTGGAGAAACAGCTTTGGTCCGCCATGTTAACATTACTTTCTGTGGTTGTAGTACTGACTAGAATCAGGATTGGGGTAGCACAAGCAATATTGGAGACTGAAAACAAGGCAGACACAG GAGTTGCATTCAACGTTTTTAACCACTCGGTATTATTTTGCGAAAGTGCTCATTTGTGTGGAGAATGTCAGCGACCAATCAGCGACCTCACATCTGAGGGAACATACCAAAACAAAGCCACAGCTTGTGGCTGTGATGACCTATGTGCCTTTTTCAATGACTGTTGTTATGATATGAAAGCATCATGTGCTATACAAAATCCACATAGAGATTCCTTTTTCCGGAGTTTGACTGAAAGGCAAGTAGTTCGTGAACATATTACTTGTGTGAGACCTAATAGTGATGGAAAGCGCACACAAGGCGTTTGGATGGTCTCCAGTTGCCCGGATACTATGAGGAACTCCGAGGCAAGCAGGAAATGTCAGGAATATAGTGAAAGTGAAAGTGCTATGTATGATACTGTACCTGTAACAGATAACTTGGGGTTGACTTATAAAAATGTCCATTGTGGTATATGCCATGGAGTGTCTACCACAGATTTGACATTATGGAACATCCAGGCACACTGTGATGAACGAACCTCTACCATTTTAAATGACAGTGTTGATAACAACAGTACATTTCTTGAAATCATCCAACTTTTGtccaaaaattgctcattatcGTTTAGCTCCCCTGAAGACGTAGGTCCATTAGGAAATCGTTCCTGCGTTCAGGAAGTTGAATTGGAAAAATGCCATGAAGATATTTCagaagatatttttgatatttgcaaGAAGTACACCGCATATATACTAGATCGAGATGCTGATGATCAAACTGACTCATCATTAGAGGGGCATCACAACCCTCATTGCTTTATTTGTGAGCATGGTTATCCGTACAATGTCATGAATTGTGATCTAGATATTCCAGTTGTTCAAGCTATACAAGGACCGTTCCGGCCTCGTCCACCTCGAGGTCCAACAATAGTACCTATATCTGTGCTGGTCAATTTTAACCCTAATGGATTTGTCAGTGTATCAGTTGACGAAACTGTTGTTAGACAAAGGATAATCCAGTGTCCTGAAGGTGCTGTATTTGATCCATTCTCCGATATATGTCGGTTTCTGTCCTGTCCCGTTGGTTCGCATTTATTCCAAGATGTTTGCATACCGTTAGCAGAATCGACTGGTTGTGCGATAGATGATTTGCTGCTAGGAATTATTGTTGGCGTAAATAGATCAACTTATACTACTTACAACGATGATAGTCTGCTACAACGCGACGTAGAGAGGTGTTTGGCGAATCTTTTTAAAATAACGATACTTGACACATCGGCTCCTTGGATCTTCCCTCGTAACTCCAGTTGGTTGGATGGTGTAGAGGAAATACGCAGACAAGGTAATGTTGCGCAGTTTCATTTTCGTATTGAAAGTGACAGTGACTCTATCATCGACTTGCTCGCAGTTTTTGATGATGTGCTTCCGTCAACAAACAATGGTATTTTGAGCGACGAAATATGCGGTGTCGTCGCAGCAACAATATCGCAAATGTGTGTATCACTAACGAACTGTTCAGAAATGAATGTTGACTCTGAATTTAGCTTTGTTACTAGAAATGATGCTTCTTTCGTATTCTCTAATGTGACAAACAAATTTTACGATATTTCACAACCTCAGCTTTATATAACATACTCTAGACAACATTCAAAGCAAGTGATCTTCCGGAAAGTGCAACATGCAATCATTTGTGACAATCCTTTGGACTGTCCTCTTATAACATTTAACGCATCGGAATTCAAATTTGTTACTAATGCGTCAGGTACCTTAGTACACACACCATCTGGAATAGTTTTCCAAACGGACGAATACCAAATGGCATCTGATGGCAGTATACAGGTGTGTTCTTTCCTAAATAATACAGGAATCGAAAACTTCACCGACGTCATTAGTTTTGTAGCCTATTCCGAACCGCAGGTCATAGTGACTCTAGTGGGTTACATCACCTCAATAGTAGGTGAAATCGTAACGTTCGTTACCTACTGTATGTTTCGCCCGTTACGCAACAGGACATCGTATGCAATCATGAATCTTGTGGTAGCTCTTCTCCTTGGACAGGTGCTTCTATTGGTAGGTGGTGGAAGAACAGAACCAACACAACTGTGTACAACAATAGCAATTCTCTTGCattattttttcttgtcaacCTTTTCATGGAGCACGGTTTTGTCTTACGACTTGTACCGAATATTTGGTGCAGAAAGCGCGCCTGTTCGCGTTGATGGTAGCCGAAAAATGCTGGTTATCCACATGACGTACGCATGGTGTTGCCCTCTTTTAGTTATAATACCATGTATCATTATCCATTTTTGTAACTGTACGAAGCTGTCATTTCAATATGGAAGTTCGATGTCTTGTTGGATCAACAGCGAATTTGCCAATTTTGTTGTGTTTGGAATTCCGATATTAGTTGCACTTTTATTTAATATCTATTACTTTTGTCGGACTGTGTGGGGAATACATATCAGTAAAAGAGGCACAAGTAGCCGGGCACCACCATCTGAAACAGCAAGAAAGAAGAAGTATCAGGAACTGATGATATATGCAAAG ATAGCGTCCTTAATGGGTTTCACGTGGATCTTCGCGTTTATAGCAGCATTTACTGGCATGGAGGTATTTTGGTATATCTACATCGTACTCAATTCTTTTCAAGGGCTTTACATATTTCTTGCTTTCATTGCAAATTCGATGGTTTGGGGACTCTGGAAGAAAAAGCTCCCTAACCGGTGTTCCAATTCCGATGGATCGATTCAAAGTACAAAAAGTACTCGAAAACGATCTGGCGGCGGTGATAGATCGGGACCAGTGGTGGATGGggacatgaataacataacaagaCGTCTTCCTACTGAAATCTCTAACAAAAAGCAGATAACTACTATCCCTTCTGATACGCAGATATAG